A window from Osmia lignaria lignaria isolate PbOS001 chromosome 8, iyOsmLign1, whole genome shotgun sequence encodes these proteins:
- the mRpS22 gene encoding mitochondrial ribosomal protein S22, with translation MMSNKLNFLLRQFYRRPAWNCRFCSTIPPTAGNEKDLAPMFFDERVQQLLVTLTRINYERIFAPRRDGTPLTSPTYKFMTDEELKEAKLEVEKKARGRIQMPPVVNPRDDTDLVLSKDYAIQGFDNTKYVFTDISFGGTNRHRVIVVREPSGILRRANTDERHRMNQVYFPIKDRELHTPKMFTNPHFSELLEKEEFEFILDRACLQYDPDHSEYHRITKAVYSRVQEWKKFDALRSTRHFGPLVFHLASEKNIEALLEDVIKNGKIEEGAALVELYHCLHPEAQSAGKPTQNDIELIRLYAELDSSDRYGIERALETYEHIQAEKKQLQERIEQGHHVAEETDQSDQPKT, from the exons ATGATGTCcaataaattgaatttcctTTTAAGACAATTTTACAGAAGACCAGCATGGAATTGTCGATTTTGTTCAACGATTCCACCAACAGCAG GGAACGAAAAAGATCTCGCACCGATGTTTTTCGACGAACGTGTACAACAGTTGTTGGTAACATTAACTCGCATTAATTACGAAAGGATCTTTGCGCCTCGTAGAGATGGAACACCGTTGACCAGTCCGACGTACAAATTTATGACGGACGAGGAGCTGAAAGAAGCGAAATTGGAGGTGGAGAAAAAAGCAAGGGGACGGATACAAATGCCACCGGTGGTGAATCCGAGGGACGACACGGATCTAGTATTATCCAAAGATTATGCCATACAAGGTTTCGACAATACAAAATACGTGTTTACCGACATATCTTTCGGCGGCACCAATAGGCATAGAGTAATAGTGGTGCGAGAGCCTAGTGGCATACTGAGGCGCGCGAATACCGATGAAAGGCATCGAATGAATCAAGTCTACTTTCCTATAAAAGACAGAGAGCTACATACACCAAAGATGTTCACTAATCCCCACTTCAGC GAACTGCTGGAAAAAGAGGAATTCGAGTTCATCTTGGACAGAGCATGCTTGCAGTACGATCCGGACCATTCAGAGTATCACAGGATCACTAAAGCGGTGTACTCTCGAGTGCAGGAATGGAAGAAATTCGATGCATTGCGTTCAACTCGACATTTTGGTCCTCTGGTGTTCCATCTAGCTTCGGAGAAGAACATCGAAGCTCTGTTGGAAGATGTAATTAAAAATGGGAAGATAGAGGAAGGGGCCGCGTTGGTGGAGCTGTATCATTGTCTCCATCCCGAGGCTCAATCCGCCGGAAAACCGACACAGAACGACATAGAGCTGATCAGGCTCTACGCCGAATTGGATTCCTCGGATCGGTATGGCATAGAGCGCGCCTTGGAGACGTACGAGCATATACAGGCAGAGAAAAAACAACTACAGGAGCGTATAGAGCAGGGACACCACGTGGCCGAGGAAACGGACCAATCCGACCAACCGAAAACGTGA
- the LOC117606493 gene encoding uncharacterized protein LOC117606493, with protein sequence MEFTLEDTLEVLKDTQAERQREIDDLMNIILNNNPVALNNASNPEDVRKKQQNFYRSLLYHVSREEDNDLPIVRTPDMHIQVLSELEEEVEASQKLLDYMKAELSEINEDISCLESKQQGLEKMKEGYAVTAETKAGTTYMKEQVITHRMFKEVKSDLSAVVDVIFPKNPEFKYFLADLVLSYSKGGNELYVDVTPDVLYFVNFLIGANIAVYHRNDKNKVRLTEPL encoded by the exons ATGGAATTCACGTTGGAGGATACTCTCGAAGTTCTGAAAGATACTCAAGCAGAACGACAAAGAGAAATAGACGATTTAATGAACATAATTTTGAATAACAATCCAGTCGCTTTGAACAACGCTAGTAATCCCGAGGATGTGAGAAAAAAGCAACAGAATTTTTATCGTAGCCTGTTATATCATGTAAGTCGCGAAGAAGACAATGATCTCCCAATTGTTAGAACTCCTGATATGCATATTCAAGTTTTGTCGGAACTAGAGGAGGAAGTTGAAGCCTCGCAAAAACTTTTGGATTATATGAAGGCTGAACTTTCTGAAATTAACGAAGACATATCCTG TTTGGAAAGTAAACAGCAGGGAttggagaaaatgaaagaaggttATGCCGTTACAGCTGAAACTAAAGCAGGTACAACGTACATGAAGGAACAAGTTATAACGCACCGAATGTTTAAGGAAGTAAAAAGTGATTTG AGCGCTGTGGTAGATGTGATATTCCCAAAAAATCCGGagtttaaatatttcttagca gATTTAGTATTGTCGTATAGCAAAGGTGGCAATGAATTATACGTGGATGTAACACCTGATGTTTTATACTTTGTAAACTTCCTAATTGGAGCAAACATTGCTGTGTACCACAGAAACGACAAAAACAAAGTTAGATTAACAGAGCCGTTATAA
- the Arp8 gene encoding actin-related protein 8 isoform X1, with protein sequence MPVFQESCAEQIQAQTIIIIHPGSMYLRMGRASDLNPCTILNAVARRRLPGGLEYKDSLLPPAVPRTKELTQAMEESRLQVSHTLQSCLQSDGRRRYATPPQQIAAFNRRSNPEISSPCSVEWIKTDRDVVVGDDILSLNPDDNFNIHFPYKRGELNVHSGPGGSLRSVMADLKTIWEYVLTEKMDIPLRDLKHYRAVLIIPDIYNRQYLKELTTLMLCEIGFGACFLLQDHVAATFGAGLGYACVVDVGDQKTSVSCVEDGISHRNTRVRMDYGGGDITQTFFWLLQKCAFPYKSCDPSNKLDALLLNQLKKDFCHVDLNVCGSQEKTFVVRKPKQQTEKYTLQVGDECLVAPLSLFQPELFKVTGTHNVHIQKRSTGDPEDPHDENYLRETSRRGMKENLEQTSEMPEEATAPTAAGEEEVVVDAVDSAPIALSNRDLDAPRDFVVGPQQLLGLDHAVLQSIDRCPTEDLKRKMYSCVLVVGSGMKFQGIGMWLHNRISLQIPYMYRAEQLDIITQPKEMDPGMTAWKGAAILSCLEPAQELWIGRQEWERNGVRILRERAPFMW encoded by the exons ATGCCGGTTTTTCAAGAGTCTTGTGCAGAG CAAATCCAAGCTCAAACCATCATTATAATTCACCCTGGGTCAATGTATCTTAGGATGGGAAGAGCATCCGACTTAAATCCTTGCACCATCTTAAATGCTGTTGCAAGAAGACGTTTACCTGGAGGATTAGAATATAAAGATAGTTTATTACCACCTGCTGTTCCACGA ACAAAAGAATTGACTCAAGCGATGGAAGAATCTCGTCTCCAAGTGTCTCACACGTTACAATCTTGTCTTCAATCCGACGGAAGAAGAAGATATGCTACTCCACCTCAACAAATAGCTGCCTTTAATCGCAGATCAAATCCAGAAATATCATCCCCATGTAGCGTTGAATGGATTAAAACAGACAGAGATGTTGTAGTCGGAGACGACATACTGTCCCTAAATCCCGATGATAACTTCAATATTCACTTTCCATATAAAAGAGGAGAGCTGAATGTTCATTCAGGACCTGGTGGTAGTCTAAGATCCGTTATGGCCGACTTAAAAACCATTTGGGAATATGTTCTCACAGAGAAAATGGACATTCCTTTAAGAGATCTAAAGCATTACCGAGCTGTTCTCATAATACCAGATATTTATAACAgacaatatttaaaagaattgaCAACCTTGATGCTTTGTGAAATCGGATTCGGCGCATGCTTTCTATTGCAA GATCACGTAGCAGCTACGTTTGGCGCAGGACTAGGATACGCCTGTGTAGTTGACGTGGGCGATCAGAAAACGTCTGTTTCCTGCGTGGAAGATGGAATTTCTCATAGGAACACCAGAGTCCGTATGGATTACGGTGGAGGAGACATTACGCAAACGTTCTTTTGGTTACTTCAGAAATGCGCATTTCCCTACAAATCATGCGATCCGTCCAATAAATTGGACGCTTTACTTTTGAATCAACTAAAGAAGGATTTTTGTCACGTTGATCTGAACGTATGCGGATCCCAAGAGAAGACATTTGTAGTCAGAAAGCCAAAACAACAGACAGAGAAGTACACTCTTCAAGTTGGAGACGAATGTTTGGTAGCGCCTCTGAGTTTGTTTCAACCAGAATTATTCAAAGTAACCGGAACACACAATGTACATATACAAAAGAGATCTACAGGGGATCCAGAAGATCCGCACGATGAGAATTATTTACGGGAAACGAGT AGGAGAGGTATGAAAGAGAATCTGGAGCAGACGTCCGAAATGCCTGAGGAAGCAACTGCCCCTACAGCAGCAGGAGAAGAGGAAGTGGTCGTGGATGCTGTGGATTCGGCGCCGATCGCTTTGTCCAATCGCGATTTGGACGCACCTCGTGATTTTGTGGTAGGCCCTCAGCAACTCCTGGGCCTCGATCACGCCGTGCTCCAAAGCATCGATCGTTGCC CTACTGAAGACTTGAAGAGAAAGATGTACAGCTGCGTGCTTGTCGTTGGTTCAGGCATGAAGTTCCAAGGCATTGGTATGTGGTTGCACAATCGGATCTCCCTTCAAATTCCCTACATGTACAGAGCTG AACAACTCGATATCATAACTCAACCCAAGGAAATGGACCCTGGGATGACGGCGTGGAAAGGTGCTGCGATTTTGAGCTGCTTGGAACCTGCTCAAGAACTGTGGATCGGTCGACAGGAATGGGAACGAAACGGCGTTCGAATATTGAGAGAAAGAGCGCCTTTCATGTGGTGA
- the Arp8 gene encoding actin-related protein 8 isoform X2 — MEESRLQVSHTLQSCLQSDGRRRYATPPQQIAAFNRRSNPEISSPCSVEWIKTDRDVVVGDDILSLNPDDNFNIHFPYKRGELNVHSGPGGSLRSVMADLKTIWEYVLTEKMDIPLRDLKHYRAVLIIPDIYNRQYLKELTTLMLCEIGFGACFLLQDHVAATFGAGLGYACVVDVGDQKTSVSCVEDGISHRNTRVRMDYGGGDITQTFFWLLQKCAFPYKSCDPSNKLDALLLNQLKKDFCHVDLNVCGSQEKTFVVRKPKQQTEKYTLQVGDECLVAPLSLFQPELFKVTGTHNVHIQKRSTGDPEDPHDENYLRETSRRGMKENLEQTSEMPEEATAPTAAGEEEVVVDAVDSAPIALSNRDLDAPRDFVVGPQQLLGLDHAVLQSIDRCPTEDLKRKMYSCVLVVGSGMKFQGIGMWLHNRISLQIPYMYRAEQLDIITQPKEMDPGMTAWKGAAILSCLEPAQELWIGRQEWERNGVRILRERAPFMW, encoded by the exons ATGGAAGAATCTCGTCTCCAAGTGTCTCACACGTTACAATCTTGTCTTCAATCCGACGGAAGAAGAAGATATGCTACTCCACCTCAACAAATAGCTGCCTTTAATCGCAGATCAAATCCAGAAATATCATCCCCATGTAGCGTTGAATGGATTAAAACAGACAGAGATGTTGTAGTCGGAGACGACATACTGTCCCTAAATCCCGATGATAACTTCAATATTCACTTTCCATATAAAAGAGGAGAGCTGAATGTTCATTCAGGACCTGGTGGTAGTCTAAGATCCGTTATGGCCGACTTAAAAACCATTTGGGAATATGTTCTCACAGAGAAAATGGACATTCCTTTAAGAGATCTAAAGCATTACCGAGCTGTTCTCATAATACCAGATATTTATAACAgacaatatttaaaagaattgaCAACCTTGATGCTTTGTGAAATCGGATTCGGCGCATGCTTTCTATTGCAA GATCACGTAGCAGCTACGTTTGGCGCAGGACTAGGATACGCCTGTGTAGTTGACGTGGGCGATCAGAAAACGTCTGTTTCCTGCGTGGAAGATGGAATTTCTCATAGGAACACCAGAGTCCGTATGGATTACGGTGGAGGAGACATTACGCAAACGTTCTTTTGGTTACTTCAGAAATGCGCATTTCCCTACAAATCATGCGATCCGTCCAATAAATTGGACGCTTTACTTTTGAATCAACTAAAGAAGGATTTTTGTCACGTTGATCTGAACGTATGCGGATCCCAAGAGAAGACATTTGTAGTCAGAAAGCCAAAACAACAGACAGAGAAGTACACTCTTCAAGTTGGAGACGAATGTTTGGTAGCGCCTCTGAGTTTGTTTCAACCAGAATTATTCAAAGTAACCGGAACACACAATGTACATATACAAAAGAGATCTACAGGGGATCCAGAAGATCCGCACGATGAGAATTATTTACGGGAAACGAGT AGGAGAGGTATGAAAGAGAATCTGGAGCAGACGTCCGAAATGCCTGAGGAAGCAACTGCCCCTACAGCAGCAGGAGAAGAGGAAGTGGTCGTGGATGCTGTGGATTCGGCGCCGATCGCTTTGTCCAATCGCGATTTGGACGCACCTCGTGATTTTGTGGTAGGCCCTCAGCAACTCCTGGGCCTCGATCACGCCGTGCTCCAAAGCATCGATCGTTGCC CTACTGAAGACTTGAAGAGAAAGATGTACAGCTGCGTGCTTGTCGTTGGTTCAGGCATGAAGTTCCAAGGCATTGGTATGTGGTTGCACAATCGGATCTCCCTTCAAATTCCCTACATGTACAGAGCTG AACAACTCGATATCATAACTCAACCCAAGGAAATGGACCCTGGGATGACGGCGTGGAAAGGTGCTGCGATTTTGAGCTGCTTGGAACCTGCTCAAGAACTGTGGATCGGTCGACAGGAATGGGAACGAAACGGCGTTCGAATATTGAGAGAAAGAGCGCCTTTCATGTGGTGA